Proteins encoded in a region of the Nicotiana tomentosiformis chromosome 9, ASM39032v3, whole genome shotgun sequence genome:
- the LOC138898990 gene encoding uncharacterized protein, which translates to MSIHYSTIDNFDEEDYPFSTLLKFIYKQLMQAGRLQAAYANNLQAAKEKPCNCFISSINRGVFTEQHNGLLIKNHESRPTGSHPFPEVNKMNFHQAKRGRGRGPSRGHGHGRKRNSNHGNNDAPKNPPHHQQWKGKEQKHEAVQAAKPENICYRCGGKGHWSRTYRTPKHLVELYQASLKKAEKNAEANFISEDNLDFMHLDVADYFSLPEGEISHMIGGESVEI; encoded by the exons ATGTCTATTCATTACTCTACTATAGATAATTTtgatgaagaagattatccatttagtactctgttgaagtttatctacaagcagctgatgcaggcag gcaggttacaAGCAGCTTATGCaaacaacttacaagcagctaaagaaaagccttgcaactgcttcatttcttctataaatagaggagttttca ccgagcaacataatgggctattaataaaaaatcatgaaaGTCGACCAACTGGTTCtcatccattccctgaagtgaataaGATGAACtttcaccaagctaagcgtggaagaggccgtggccccagtcgtggtcatggtcaTGGTCGGaaaagaaactctaatcatggtaataatgatgcaccaaagaaccctcctcaccaccagcagtggaaagggaaggaacaaaagcatgaagcggtgcaagcagcaaagccagaaaatatatgttatagatgtggaggaaaagggcattgGTCACGTACCTATCGTAcaccaaagcacctggttgagctttatcaagcctccctgaagaaggcagagaaaaatgctgaagcaaattttatttctgaagataatttagacttcatgcatttggatgttgCTGATTACTTTTCACTTCCAGAAGGAGAAATAAGTCATATGATCGGTGgtgaatctgtagaaatataa